In Vespula vulgaris chromosome 10, iyVesVulg1.1, whole genome shotgun sequence, the following are encoded in one genomic region:
- the LOC127066846 gene encoding protein roadkill isoform X7, protein MAVSRVPSPPPPEVNTPVAENWCYTQVLCAQVKVVKFSYMWTINNFSFCREEMGEVLKSSTFSAGANDKLKWCLRVNPKGLDEESKDYLSLYLLLVSCNKSEVRAKFKFSILNAKREETKAMESQRAYRFVQGKDWGFKKFIRRDFLLDEANGLLPDDKLTIFCEVYTFVSVVADSVNISGQSNTIQFKVPDCRLPDDLGLLFENQKFSDVTLTVCGREFQAHKAILAARSPVFSAMFEHEMEERKQNRVDITDVDHEVLREMLRFIYTGKASNLEKMADDLLAAADKYALERLKVMCEEALCGSLAIENAADILILADLHSADQLKAQAIDFINTHATDVMDTAGFKSMVNSHPHLIAEAFRALATQQIPPIGPPRKRVKQS, encoded by the exons GTTTTATGTGCACAGGTGAAGGTGGTCAAATTCAGCTACATGTGGACGATAAATAACTTCAGCTTCTGCCGCGAGGAAATGGGAGAAGTTCTCAAGTCGTCCACTTTTTCGGCGGGAGCCAACGATAAATTGAAATG GTGCCTAAGAGTGAACCCTAAGGGTCTGGACGAGGAGAGCAAAGACTACCTGTCCCTGTACCTCCTTCTTGTTTCCTGCAATAAATCAGAAGTCAGGGCAAAGttcaaattttctattcttaatGCCAAAAGGGAAGAAACCAAAGCAATGG AGAGTCAACGAGCGTACAGGTTCGTTCAGGGTAAAGATTGGGGCTTTAAAAAGTTCATTAGGAGAGATTTTCTATTGGACGAAGCCAATGGACTCTTACCGGACGATAAACTCACGATATTCTGTGAGGTATATACCTTt GTCAGTGTGGTCGCAGACAGTGTTAACATTTCCGGACAAAGTAACACGATACAGTTCAAAGTACCGGACTGTCGACTACCCGACGATCTTGGTCTTTTATTTGAAAACCAAAAATTCAGCGACGTCACGCTGACCGTTTGTGGAAGAGAATTTCAGGCGCACAAAGCCATTCTCGCGG cACGAAGTCCCGTTTTTTCGGCGATGTTCGAACACGAGATGGAGGAGAGGAAACAAAATCGGGTGGACATCACCGACGTGGATCACGAAGTACTGCGGGAGATGTTAAGATTTATATACACCGGCAAAGCGTCGAATCTTGAAAAAATGGCGGACGATCTTTTAGCAGCGGCGGATAAGTATGCTCTCGAGAGGCTAAAGGTAATGTGCGAGGAAGCACTTTGCGGGAGTTTGGCCATTGAAAATGCAGCGGACATTCTTATACTCGCCGATTTACATAGTGCTGATCAACTTAAAGCCCAAGCCATAGATTTCATTAATAC ACATGCGACGGACGTGATGGATACAGCGGGATTTAAATCCATGGTAAATTCCCATCCGCATCTGATAGCCGAAGCCTTCCGTGCGTTAGCCACTCAACAAATTCCACCTATCGGACCACCAAGGAAACGAGTGAAACAGAGCTGA
- the LOC127066867 gene encoding huntingtin-interacting protein K, protein MADEDVNGDSDEQQQEKSQKKAAKYDSGAADLERVTDYAEEKEISSSDGFSCALSIIGDRRNKEAAEKKAKEKELLKVSIKKEDVDLIMKEMEINRNLAEQTLREHRGDVVEALITLTN, encoded by the exons ATGGCGGATGAAGATGTAAATGGAGATTCGGATGAACAGCAACAGGAAAAGTCACAGAAAAAGGCAGCTAAATATGACAGCGGTGCTGCAGATTTGGAAAGAGTTACCGATTATGcggaggaaaaggaaatatccTCGTCGGACGGATTTTCATGC GCACTCAGTATAATTGGTGATCGTCGTAATAAAGAAGCTGctgaaaagaaagcaaaggaGAAAGAACTTCTTAAGGTTTCgatcaaaaaagaagatgttGATCTCATT ATGAAGGAAAtggaaataaatcgtaatttAGCTGAACAAACGCTCAGAGAACATAGGGGAGACGTTGTGGAAGCTCTGATTACACTTACGAACTGA
- the LOC127066839 gene encoding uncharacterized protein LOC127066839: MDIVAFGFTFLTVFMSVGGAAGTCDHVRNEDMLEYSCVGGDPTDLYSIPTEVEKIRISKMKIPIITTDMFSRFGSNLWVLACSHCDISDIEPTAFQSLINLQQLSLDDNHLTTVKGAWFKGLDYLTYLDLNYNKITTIEDEVYENLPNVVDFRLSGNRFECLNRQAMENLKALKRIYLSENDEFKCPNAISKFLNDRGISFNKDPRWKDIDEVSDDDSMTVDRTETSIDYWPSTSDYRNKIYFPSVVVTTEDTRSPERTSISERIRYPLYAPVSVTTSDYNDKISQFSSVDSSSFVTTTNKPEVPRHYSTIVDPYRSYMTTTTTTQQPSRYPSTQPWPIVRKDETTIMDNEYHESFDYSDEVTGSSSLASSPTNRGALPPISDPKHILSTQPPEVYYTPNEILIEPNYPLPNPISDPQIEKNDMETIQMEDERYTMRPYVRPPIIPEIVQPAAPNDFLQVPYYQPTVTIRRPLSPPVNYEQQQQSTAVVETTTDKPFPECPSSSFSIKLTTTTLFFFIFLLNVIVQRF; this comes from the coding sequence atggaTATCGTCGCATTCGGATTCACGTTTTTAACAGTTTTCATGAGTGTTGGGGGTGCAGCAGGAACATGTGACCACGTGAGAAACGAGGATATGTTAGAGTACTCTTGCGTCGGAGGAGATCCTACGGATTTATATTCGATACCAACGGAAGTAGAGAAAATACGTATCAGTAAGATGAAAATACCGATTATAACCACGGATATGTTTTCACGATTCGGCTCGAATCTTTGGGTCTTGGCTTGTTCTCATTGTGACATATCGGATATCGAACCGACCGCTTTTCAATCCTTAATAAATCTTCAACAATTGAGTTTGGACGATAATCATCTAACCACTGTCAAAGGAGCTTGGTTCAAAGGATTGGATTATCTGACTTATTTGGAtctaaattacaataaaataacgaCGATCGAAGACGAGGTGTATGAGAATCTACCGAATGTCGTTGACTTTCGATTATCCGGCAATCGGTTCGAGTGTTTGAACAGACAAGCTATGGAAAATTTGAAGgcgttaaaaagaatatatctcAGTGAAAATGACGAATTTAAGTGTCCGAACGCTATCAGTAAGTTTCTCAACGATCGTGGCATTAGTTTTAATAAAGATCCAAGATGGAAGGATATCGATGAAGTCTCGGACGACGATAGTATGACCGTAGATCGTACGGAAACTTCTATCGACTATTGGCCATCGACGTCGGATTATCGAAACaagatttattttccttcggtTGTCGTGACTACCGAAGACACGAGATCGCCTGAGCGTACATCGATATCCGAAAGGATACGTTATCCATTGTATGCACCGGTGAGCGTAACCACGTCCGAttacaatgataaaatatCGCAATTCTCATCGGtcgattcttcttcgttcgtcaCAACAACGAATAAACCGGAAGTACCACGACATTACTCAACAATCGTTGATCCTTATCGTTCTTACATGACAACTACAACTACGACTCAACAACCTTCTAGATATCCATCAACGCAACCTTGGCCAATTGTCAGAAAAGACGAAACAACAATCATGGACAATGAATATCACGAATCATTCGACTACTCCGACGAAGTAACTGGGTCGTCCTCTTTGGCTTCAAGCCCGACAAATCGAGGAGCTTTGCCTCCTATCTCAGATCcaaaacatattttatcaaCGCAACCACCTGAAGTTTATTATACGCCGAACGAGATACTAATCGAACCGAATTATCCGCTTCCTAATCCAATCTCTGATCCGCAAATCGAGAAAAACGATATGGAAACTATTCAAATGGAGGATGAACGTTATACGATGAGACCTTACGTACGACCACCGATAATACCTGAAATCGTTCAACCTGCCGCACCTAATGATTTTCTTCAAGTTCCATATTACCAACCCACTGTTACCATAAGACGGCCATTATCACCGCCCGTGAATTacgaacaacaacaacaatcaaCTGCAGTTGTAGAAACTACTACGGACAAGCCATTTCCCGAGTGTCCAAGTTCATCGTTTTCGATCAAATTGACAACTActacccttttcttttttatttttcttttaaatgtcATCGTGCAGAGATTTTAG
- the LOC127067092 gene encoding J domain-containing protein CG6693 — protein sequence MANLLDLCEKYFGSRNFYEVLKISTDADDKQVKKAYHKLSLLVHPDRVEENIKAEATEKFKVLGRIHSILSDSEKRKIYNESGQYDEESEEVIMRNWADYWKTLFKPITEETISNYEKTYKGSEIEIKDLKRAYMDGKGDMDYILVVVPFSNCEEEPRYHTIIAKLIEAGEVPEYKAFTEESEKKKLRRKRKVCKKKHKSYRLNIEISNELR from the exons atggCTAATTTGTTAGATCTGTGCGAAAAATATTTCGGTTCacgaaatttttatgaagTGTTAAAAATATCGACGGATGCGGATGACAAACAGG TGAAAAAAGCTTATCACAAGCTTTCTCTGCTTGTACATCCGGATCGTGTAGAGGAAAACATCAAAGCTGAAGCTACGGAGAAATTTAAAGTTCTTGGTAGAATTCATTCCATTCTTAGTGattcggaaaaaagaaaaatctataatgAGTCTGGTCAATATGACGAAGAAAGTGAAGAGGTTATTATGCGCAACTGGGCTGATTATTGGAAGACCTTGTTCAAGCCGATTACCGAAGAGACTATCAGTAACTACGAGAAGACGTATAAAGGTTCTGAAATCGAAATCAAAGATTTAAAGAGAGCGTATATGGATG GCAAAGGCGACATGGATTACATTTTAGTAGTAGTACCTTTTAGTAATTGCGAAGAAGAACCGAGATACCATACGATCATAGCTAAGTTAATAGAAGCCGGCGAAGTACCTGAATATAAAGCTTTTACGGAAGaaagcgaaaagaagaaattacgtaggaaaagaaaggtttgcaaaaaaaaacataaatcaTATAGATTAAACATAGAAATAAGTAACGAGCTTCGTTAA